The following coding sequences are from one Leptolyngbya sp. NIES-3755 window:
- a CDS encoding galactokinase (similar to AA sequence:cyanobase_aa:LBDG_55730), translating into MTTGIPSTFIQIFNAAPATQASAPGRVNLLGEHTDYNDGFVLPTAIPQQTTVELGFSPNHQHHFYSQELSEQVSLSPGDPIPAGFSSYVLGCIRALEEQGIEIPPLNVFVTSSVPIGSGLSSSAALEVAMLRGLRSLFSLDLDDVQIAQLGQYAERHFAHVQCGIMDQMASSLADSNHLLFLDTRTLERELLPFPKDSSFVVIDSGIPRTLAGSGYNQRRSECEEAARLLGVAALRDVEDVNAISELPSPLKERARHVITENNRVLEAHRGVSAQRFGQLMNASHASLRDDYEVSVPGLDSLVAMLQETPGVLGARLTGAGFGGACVALIDRSATFQENAIQEVLKRYQAAGYNGRILVGTE; encoded by the coding sequence ATGACGACAGGAATTCCATCAACCTTTATTCAAATCTTTAATGCCGCTCCCGCGACTCAAGCGAGTGCACCTGGGCGGGTAAATTTACTCGGCGAACATACCGATTACAATGATGGGTTCGTGCTACCGACTGCAATTCCGCAGCAAACTACAGTTGAACTCGGATTTAGCCCAAATCATCAGCATCATTTTTATTCTCAAGAACTATCAGAACAAGTAAGTTTATCTCCTGGTGATCCAATTCCAGCAGGATTCAGCAGCTATGTGCTTGGCTGTATTCGTGCATTAGAAGAACAAGGGATCGAAATACCTCCGCTCAATGTGTTTGTAACCTCTTCTGTTCCCATTGGATCGGGCTTGTCGAGTAGTGCTGCATTAGAAGTGGCGATGCTGCGTGGACTGCGATCGCTATTCAGTCTCGATCTCGATGATGTCCAAATTGCCCAACTCGGTCAGTATGCCGAACGCCATTTTGCTCATGTTCAGTGCGGCATCATGGATCAGATGGCATCGAGTTTAGCAGACTCCAATCATCTATTGTTTTTAGATACACGTACACTTGAACGTGAACTATTACCTTTTCCAAAAGACTCTAGCTTTGTCGTGATTGACAGCGGAATTCCTCGCACCTTAGCAGGCAGCGGTTACAATCAACGTCGCTCAGAATGTGAGGAAGCAGCGAGATTGCTTGGAGTTGCAGCTTTGCGAGATGTGGAAGATGTAAATGCGATCTCAGAATTACCCAGTCCTTTGAAGGAACGAGCACGTCATGTCATCACAGAGAATAATCGGGTTTTAGAAGCGCATCGTGGCGTGTCTGCACAGCGATTTGGACAATTGATGAATGCGTCCCATGCTAGTCTGCGCGATGATTATGAGGTATCTGTTCCAGGATTAGATTCCTTGGTAGCAATGTTACAAGAGACTCCAGGAGTACTCGGAGCGCGGTTGACAGGTGCGGGATTTGGTGGAGCTTGTGTGGCGTTAATCGATCGCAGTGCAACTTTCCAAGAGAATGCAATTCAAGAGGTGTTAAAGCGCTATCAAGCAGCAGGATACAACGGAAGAATTTTAGTAGGAACTGAATAG
- a CDS encoding peptidase M24 (similar to AA sequence:cyanobase_aa:LBDG_55740), translating into MNTPTHTPLLTEISQKLEWMRDALRETQATGLRLRGIDWFAWATAGGSNMVLLAAETGVAEVLVTLDGAWILTDEIEAQRLQDEELSIDSPYQWAIHPWAKMDDRESFVQQATQGKTVISDRPAPSENQAETSLPQRLLDRRQSLLPSEIDRYRQVGRLASEAMTEVLSQARPDWTEVQLAGAGAAALWTRGLQPTLTLAAGQDRLPKYRHTLPKQVEIGRCAMLVFCARGFGLYANLTRFVYFDRLTESEATLHRQVREIEAAALDQCRIQTPLNQIYHTLEHAYEHQGYPAAIREHHQGGTTGYLSREAIVTSTMHDRLQANMAMAWNPSLSGAKIEDTFLLHEDDRLENLTLDPTWKNIEVNGRQRPLPLERI; encoded by the coding sequence ATGAACACGCCAACTCATACCCCACTCCTTACTGAGATTAGTCAAAAACTAGAATGGATGCGTGATGCCTTACGCGAAACTCAAGCAACTGGCTTACGATTGCGGGGAATTGATTGGTTTGCCTGGGCAACCGCAGGTGGCTCGAACATGGTGCTACTAGCTGCCGAAACAGGTGTTGCTGAAGTACTTGTCACTTTAGATGGCGCGTGGATTCTTACTGATGAAATTGAAGCCCAACGACTTCAGGACGAAGAACTCTCGATCGACTCTCCGTATCAATGGGCAATTCATCCTTGGGCAAAGATGGACGATCGAGAATCTTTTGTCCAACAAGCGACTCAGGGAAAAACTGTGATCAGCGATCGACCTGCACCGAGTGAAAATCAGGCAGAAACTTCACTGCCTCAGCGGTTACTCGATCGTAGACAATCCCTGTTACCGAGTGAAATCGATCGCTATCGCCAAGTTGGACGACTCGCGAGTGAAGCAATGACTGAGGTGCTTTCTCAAGCTCGTCCTGATTGGACAGAAGTTCAACTCGCGGGAGCTGGAGCCGCTGCACTTTGGACTCGTGGACTCCAACCCACGTTAACTTTGGCGGCTGGACAAGACCGTTTACCCAAATATCGCCACACGCTTCCAAAACAAGTTGAGATTGGTCGCTGTGCGATGCTTGTTTTTTGCGCTCGTGGATTTGGTCTGTATGCAAATCTCACCCGTTTTGTTTACTTCGATCGACTCACAGAATCAGAAGCGACATTACATCGTCAAGTCCGAGAAATTGAAGCCGCTGCGTTAGATCAATGCCGAATTCAAACGCCTCTGAATCAGATCTATCACACGCTAGAACACGCTTACGAACATCAAGGCTATCCAGCAGCCATTCGAGAACATCACCAAGGTGGCACGACTGGATATCTATCGCGTGAAGCGATCGTGACCTCCACAATGCACGATCGCTTACAAGCAAACATGGCGATGGCATGGAATCCGAGCTTATCTGGCGCTAAAATTGAGGACACCTTTTTGCTCCACGAAGACGATCGCCTCGAAAATCTCACGCTTGATCCAACTTGGAAAAATATCGAAGTCAACGGACGGCAGCGTCCCCTTCCTCTAGAACGAATTTAA
- a CDS encoding galactose-1-phosphate uridylyltransferase (similar to AA sequence:cyanobase_aa:LBDG_55750), which translates to MDQSMYSRTLLKPDGRKLTLYSRSAIADNIIAPSPSDQPVQASPHLRWHPLRGEWVCYASHRQGRTFMPPPEYNPLAPTRDPEFPTELPQGNYEVAVFENRFPSMLPTANTAPDEIVATLPANGACEVVVFAQDPNESLGSLTLDHLELLLQVWGDRTRALGEVPQIQYVLPFENKGVEVGVTLHHPHGQIYAYPFVPPVPARMSEQQKTYYQQHQRGLLQDLIQQEILEEKRILYRDETAIAFVPVCARYPYEVWVAPIDPVATFVDLTPAQRQGLARALKTVTLKFDGLWQRSFPYLMAWYQAPIDDQPHPEWHLHAEFYPPYRTADRLKYLAGTELAAGMFANDALPEEKAKELQSVVVQIEDKLTV; encoded by the coding sequence ATGGATCAGAGTATGTATTCTCGAACGCTGCTGAAACCGGATGGTCGCAAACTCACGCTTTATAGTCGAAGTGCGATCGCGGATAATATCATTGCTCCTAGCCCCAGTGATCAGCCAGTTCAAGCAAGTCCTCATCTACGGTGGCATCCGTTACGCGGCGAGTGGGTCTGCTATGCCAGTCATCGACAAGGGCGAACCTTTATGCCGCCTCCAGAGTACAATCCACTCGCCCCGACTCGTGATCCCGAATTTCCGACAGAACTACCCCAAGGAAACTATGAGGTTGCTGTCTTCGAGAATCGGTTTCCTTCGATGCTACCAACTGCCAACACAGCGCCCGATGAAATTGTTGCGACACTTCCAGCGAATGGAGCGTGTGAGGTCGTTGTGTTTGCTCAAGATCCAAATGAATCGCTTGGGTCACTCACGCTAGATCATCTTGAATTACTGCTTCAGGTTTGGGGCGATCGTACTCGCGCTCTCGGTGAAGTTCCACAGATTCAGTATGTTCTCCCATTCGAGAATAAAGGGGTCGAAGTGGGTGTTACCTTGCACCATCCGCATGGACAAATTTATGCTTATCCGTTTGTTCCACCCGTTCCGGCACGAATGAGTGAACAACAGAAAACATACTATCAACAGCATCAACGTGGGCTATTGCAAGATTTAATTCAGCAAGAAATCTTAGAGGAAAAACGGATTTTGTATCGAGATGAAACTGCGATCGCATTCGTTCCCGTTTGCGCCCGCTATCCCTACGAAGTTTGGGTTGCTCCTATTGATCCGGTTGCTACATTTGTTGATCTCACACCTGCTCAACGTCAAGGACTTGCTAGAGCACTCAAAACGGTGACACTAAAATTTGATGGCTTATGGCAGCGATCGTTTCCTTACCTAATGGCATGGTATCAAGCTCCCATTGATGATCAACCTCATCCAGAATGGCATCTTCATGCTGAGTTCTATCCACCCTACCGCACCGCTGACAGACTTAAATATCTAGCAGGAACAGAACTTGCGGCAGGAATGTTCGCGAATGATGCACTACCCGAAGAAAAAGCCAAAGAACTCCAATCGGTTGTGGTGCAAATCGAAGATAAGCTAACGGTTTAG
- a CDS encoding UDP-glucose 4-epimerase (similar to AA sequence:cyanobase_aa:LBDG_55760), with the protein MSSQQTILVTGGAGYIGSHAVLALQQAGYSVLVLDNLSNGHREFVEQTLNVPLIVGDTNDRALLDDIFSKTAIAAVMHFAANIEVGESVSNPAKYYRNNVAGTLTLLEAMVAASIEHFVFSSTCALYGVPEFVPITEDHPQAPISPYATTKWMVEKILQDFDAAYDLKSVSFRYFNASGADPEGRLGEDHHPESHLIPLILLTALGQRDSISILGTDYPTPDGTCIRDYIHVSDLAQAHVLGLQYLLEGGDRNVFNLGNGDGFSVREVIETARQVTGKPFQVVERDRRPGDPPILVGSSEKARRVLNWQPQYADLHAILNHAWQWHQKRHARSREAQPTPVR; encoded by the coding sequence GTGTCGTCTCAGCAAACAATTCTAGTGACAGGTGGAGCAGGTTACATTGGCTCTCATGCGGTTTTAGCTTTGCAGCAAGCAGGCTACAGCGTTTTAGTGTTAGATAATTTATCCAACGGGCATCGAGAATTTGTTGAGCAAACCTTGAACGTGCCACTGATTGTGGGTGATACCAACGATCGCGCTTTACTTGATGATATTTTTTCTAAGACTGCGATCGCGGCTGTGATGCACTTTGCAGCAAACATCGAAGTCGGAGAATCCGTTAGCAATCCAGCAAAGTACTATCGGAACAATGTTGCTGGAACATTAACGCTACTTGAAGCAATGGTCGCTGCATCGATCGAGCATTTTGTTTTTTCTTCTACTTGTGCGCTTTACGGAGTTCCTGAGTTTGTGCCGATCACTGAGGATCATCCGCAAGCTCCGATTAGTCCGTATGCCACAACAAAATGGATGGTCGAAAAAATTCTGCAAGATTTTGATGCAGCTTATGATCTCAAGTCCGTTTCTTTCCGTTACTTTAATGCTTCTGGTGCAGATCCCGAAGGACGTTTGGGCGAAGACCATCATCCTGAAAGCCATTTGATTCCGCTGATTTTACTGACTGCACTCGGACAGCGAGATTCCATCTCAATTTTAGGCACTGACTATCCAACACCGGATGGAACTTGTATTCGAGACTATATTCACGTGAGTGATCTCGCTCAAGCACATGTATTAGGTTTGCAGTATCTTCTTGAAGGTGGCGATCGTAATGTCTTTAATTTAGGCAATGGGGATGGTTTCTCAGTGCGAGAAGTGATTGAAACGGCGCGTCAAGTCACAGGCAAACCCTTTCAAGTGGTGGAACGCGATCGTCGTCCGGGTGATCCGCCAATCTTAGTGGGGAGTAGTGAAAAAGCACGTCGAGTTCTGAACTGGCAACCTCAATATGCTGATCTACACGCGATTTTGAATCACGCTTGGCAATGGCATCAAAAACGACATGCTCGATCGAGAGAAGCACAACCAACTCCCGTTCGCTAA
- a CDS encoding UDP-galactopyranose mutase (similar to AA sequence:cyanobase_aa:LBDG_55770), producing MFDYLIVGAGFAGSVIAERLASQAGKKVLICDRRNHIGGNAYDHYNDAGILVHRYGPHIFHTNSREVFDYLSNFTPWRPYEHRVLASVDGLHVPIPINLDTINKLYGLNLTSFQVEEFFASVAEPKDYIRTSEDVVVSKVGRELYEKFFRNYTRKQWGMDPSELDKSVTARVPTRTNRDDRYFTDTYQAMPLHGFTRMFENMLTHPNIKVMLNVDYREIQKVIPHREIVYTGPVDEFFDYRFGKLPYRSLEFKHETHDKPVFQSAPVINYPNEHAYTRVTEFKYLTGQEHSKTSIVYELPQAEGDPYYPVPRPENAEIYKKYKAIADTTPGVHFVGRLATYKYYNMDQVVAQALATYAKLAERPTWHPKEIESAPKAIEPDQDFSISQNGGRSLSST from the coding sequence ATGTTTGACTACTTGATTGTGGGCGCTGGCTTTGCAGGAAGCGTGATTGCAGAACGGTTAGCAAGTCAGGCTGGAAAAAAAGTGCTGATCTGCGATCGCAGAAATCACATTGGCGGCAATGCTTACGATCATTACAACGATGCTGGAATTTTAGTTCACCGATATGGTCCTCACATCTTCCACACAAATTCTCGCGAGGTCTTTGACTACTTATCGAACTTCACACCTTGGCGACCTTATGAACATCGAGTTTTAGCAAGTGTGGACGGTTTGCACGTTCCAATTCCGATCAATCTAGATACGATCAATAAGCTCTATGGGCTAAACCTCACCTCATTTCAAGTCGAGGAATTTTTTGCATCGGTAGCTGAACCAAAAGACTACATTCGCACCTCTGAAGATGTGGTCGTGAGCAAAGTGGGTCGCGAACTGTATGAAAAATTCTTCCGCAACTATACGCGCAAACAATGGGGAATGGACCCGTCTGAGCTAGATAAGTCGGTCACAGCAAGAGTTCCGACACGTACCAACCGCGACGATCGCTATTTCACGGATACCTATCAAGCAATGCCGCTGCATGGATTTACTCGAATGTTCGAGAATATGCTGACACATCCGAATATTAAGGTGATGCTGAATGTGGATTATCGAGAAATTCAGAAAGTGATCCCGCACCGTGAGATTGTTTACACGGGACCTGTTGATGAATTCTTCGATTATCGCTTTGGTAAATTGCCTTATCGATCGCTGGAATTTAAACATGAAACGCACGATAAGCCTGTGTTCCAATCTGCTCCAGTGATTAACTATCCGAACGAACACGCTTATACTCGTGTGACAGAGTTCAAGTACTTGACTGGACAAGAACATTCAAAAACCAGCATTGTCTACGAACTGCCGCAAGCAGAAGGCGATCCTTACTATCCAGTCCCGCGCCCTGAGAACGCTGAAATTTACAAGAAATACAAAGCGATCGCAGATACAACTCCGGGTGTTCATTTCGTTGGGCGACTGGCAACTTACAAGTACTACAACATGGATCAGGTTGTGGCTCAAGCACTCGCGACCTATGCAAAACTCGCCGAGCGTCCGACTTGGCATCCTAAAGAAATCGAATCTGCTCCTAAAGCGATCGAGCCAGATCAAGACTTTTCAATCAGTCAAAATGGCGGAAGGTCACTATCTTCAACCTAA
- a CDS encoding glycoside hydrolase family 2 sugar binding protein (similar to AA sequence:cyanobase_aa:LBDG_55790): MKLLGKSLDSTAHSVSHPVALCRQLETGYPRPQLQRSHWINLNGSWKFSFNNQGDWNQPVDVSDWTHTIEVPFAPESERSGIGDTDFHPHCWYERAFEVPCDRQRVLLHFGAVDYHASVWVNGQLVGSHEGGHTPFSFDITHTLRAETTQHVTVWAQDDPQDLAKPRGKQDWLTESHSIWYPRTSGIWQTVWIECVPETYIEKIRWTPHFERWEIGFEAVTAGKSCDDLYIKVRLTVGDRLLVNDMYEVVDDAINRRIALSDPGIDDYRNALLWSPEKPTLIDAQVQLWQNGVLIDEVKSYTAMRTANIQRDRFMLNGHPYYLRLVLDQGYWTESLMTPPSDEALRLDIELTKKMGFNGVRKHQKIEDPRFLYWADVMGLLVWEEMPSAYRFTRKAVERITKEWMEVLDRDSSHPCIIAWVPFNESWGVPNLAETPAHRHYVQTLYYLTKTLDPTRPVIGNDGWESTTTDILAIHDYDTQPQRLAKRYGPEVKLSDLLQNQRPGGRILTLDGYPHQGQPIMLTEFGGIAYTKPTDNRADRTWGYDRSVDVCDLQRRYYSLLSSVNRIDMFSGFCYTQLTDTFQEANGLLYADRTPKFDFAAIACGTLGKEEGSLLLECEIAPHCSGSWQS; encoded by the coding sequence ATGAAACTACTCGGTAAAAGCCTCGATAGCACCGCTCACTCTGTTTCTCATCCGGTTGCTCTGTGTCGTCAACTTGAAACAGGGTATCCTCGCCCACAGCTTCAGAGATCACATTGGATCAATTTGAATGGTTCTTGGAAATTCTCCTTCAACAATCAAGGAGACTGGAATCAGCCTGTGGATGTTTCTGATTGGACACACACCATTGAAGTTCCCTTTGCACCGGAGTCAGAGCGGAGCGGTATTGGTGACACTGACTTTCATCCCCACTGTTGGTATGAACGAGCATTTGAAGTGCCCTGCGATCGACAACGAGTTCTACTGCATTTTGGTGCAGTCGATTATCACGCTTCGGTTTGGGTCAATGGTCAACTCGTCGGCAGTCACGAAGGCGGTCACACCCCGTTTAGTTTCGACATTACTCATACGCTGAGAGCAGAAACCACCCAACACGTTACAGTTTGGGCACAAGATGATCCGCAGGACTTAGCAAAGCCCAGAGGAAAACAAGATTGGCTAACAGAGTCGCATAGTATCTGGTATCCTCGCACGAGCGGAATTTGGCAGACCGTCTGGATTGAATGTGTTCCAGAAACTTACATTGAGAAAATTCGTTGGACACCGCATTTCGAGCGCTGGGAAATTGGATTTGAAGCCGTGACAGCCGGAAAAAGCTGCGATGATCTCTACATTAAAGTGCGCTTAACGGTTGGCGATCGCTTACTCGTCAATGACATGTACGAAGTCGTGGACGATGCGATCAATCGTCGCATTGCGCTTTCTGATCCTGGCATTGATGACTATCGAAATGCGCTGTTATGGAGTCCTGAGAAACCAACATTGATCGATGCTCAGGTTCAACTTTGGCAAAATGGGGTCTTGATCGATGAAGTCAAATCCTACACTGCGATGCGGACAGCGAATATTCAGCGCGATCGCTTTATGTTAAACGGTCATCCCTATTATCTAAGGCTAGTGCTGGATCAAGGTTACTGGACTGAATCCTTGATGACTCCGCCTTCGGATGAAGCTCTGCGTCTTGACATCGAACTCACAAAGAAAATGGGCTTCAATGGCGTTCGCAAGCACCAAAAAATCGAAGATCCCCGCTTTCTCTACTGGGCGGATGTGATGGGCTTATTAGTGTGGGAAGAGATGCCGAGTGCTTATCGGTTCACTCGAAAAGCCGTGGAGCGCATCACTAAAGAATGGATGGAAGTGCTCGATCGAGATAGCAGTCATCCGTGTATTATTGCCTGGGTTCCATTTAACGAATCTTGGGGTGTGCCAAACCTTGCGGAAACACCTGCTCATCGGCACTATGTTCAAACGCTTTACTACCTCACCAAAACGCTTGATCCCACTCGTCCGGTGATTGGAAATGATGGTTGGGAAAGTACGACCACGGACATTCTCGCGATTCATGACTATGACACTCAGCCTCAACGACTAGCGAAACGATACGGTCCTGAAGTGAAGCTTTCGGATCTTCTTCAGAACCAGCGACCCGGCGGACGAATTCTCACACTTGATGGCTATCCCCACCAAGGACAGCCGATCATGTTAACTGAGTTTGGTGGCATCGCTTACACAAAACCGACTGACAATCGTGCAGATCGGACCTGGGGATACGATCGCTCTGTGGATGTTTGCGATTTGCAACGGCGATACTATAGTCTCCTCAGTAGTGTGAATCGAATTGATATGTTTAGCGGCTTCTGTTATACGCAGTTAACGGATACGTTCCAAGAAGCGAATGGTTTGCTTTACGCCGATCGTACTCCTAAATTCGATTTTGCTGCGATCGCTTGTGGCACACTGGGTAAAGAGGAGGGCAGCCTGCTCTTAGAGTGTGAGATTGCACCTCATTGCAGTGGTTCTTGGCAAAGCTAG
- a CDS encoding mannitol 2-dehydrogenase (similar to AA sequence:cyanobase_aa:LBDG_55800), which produces MKGYLLPASEFENTSKTTITTVPELWNQQSPYNRSALETGIVHFGPGRFFRAHLARIIHKHLAQKDSRWGICGVSLKSRSTIATLQPQDFLYTLVERYDGDEQYESADIIGSINQMINGAENPNEVLELMSSPSVQMITLTVTQAGYCLDSRFNLNPNCDEIAHDLDNPTCPKTVIGFIVEALRRRRDHDLKPLTILSCDNLPRNGDILQRAVLTYADRLDSSLVEYIANHTTFPNTVVDQIVPRQCDSDYEYPRQLLSVHDLAPIVTEPFWQFVVEDKFSSDRPSWEETGVTMTDNIDPFLYIKSRLLNAVHTFIACLAVEAEIEYVHQVLRLAEFHLFLRSLMDDIATATPVDCQMCEQYIDRVLLRLSNEALPDAIERIAAETSRKLGKYIVPILQDAYTQNINSQRLILPIAAWMLAVQESKFNVQDRSDVIAAIRAGASFSQALGLERNECSKMVDRECDRALREIRNFGLSATLRHYHNEEYFQNDIAA; this is translated from the coding sequence ATGAAAGGCTACCTCTTGCCAGCGTCAGAATTTGAAAACACAAGTAAAACAACCATCACGACTGTTCCTGAACTCTGGAATCAGCAGTCACCTTACAACCGCAGTGCATTAGAAACTGGGATTGTTCACTTTGGTCCGGGTCGGTTTTTTCGGGCGCATCTTGCTCGCATTATTCACAAACATCTAGCGCAGAAAGACTCACGCTGGGGCATTTGCGGAGTCAGTCTCAAAAGTAGAAGTACGATCGCGACTCTGCAACCTCAAGACTTTCTCTATACTCTAGTCGAGCGCTACGACGGGGATGAACAATACGAATCAGCAGATATCATTGGTTCAATTAATCAGATGATCAATGGTGCAGAAAATCCAAACGAAGTGCTTGAGTTAATGTCATCTCCTTCTGTTCAGATGATTACATTAACAGTGACGCAAGCGGGATACTGCCTTGATTCACGGTTTAATCTCAATCCGAACTGTGATGAAATTGCACATGATCTAGACAATCCAACTTGCCCCAAGACTGTGATTGGCTTCATTGTTGAAGCATTACGACGACGACGCGATCACGATTTGAAGCCTTTAACCATTCTGTCTTGCGACAACTTACCGAGAAACGGCGACATCTTGCAACGTGCAGTCCTGACTTACGCCGATCGACTCGATTCATCTCTGGTCGAATACATTGCAAATCACACGACTTTTCCGAATACTGTGGTAGACCAAATTGTTCCTCGTCAGTGCGATTCTGACTATGAATATCCGCGTCAGTTACTCAGCGTTCATGATCTCGCTCCCATTGTCACAGAACCCTTCTGGCAGTTTGTTGTCGAAGACAAGTTCAGCAGCGATCGACCTTCCTGGGAAGAAACAGGCGTGACGATGACCGATAACATTGATCCCTTTTTGTACATCAAATCAAGACTGCTCAATGCAGTTCACACTTTTATTGCTTGTTTAGCGGTTGAAGCTGAAATTGAGTACGTGCATCAAGTCCTCAGATTAGCTGAGTTTCACTTGTTCCTTCGATCACTGATGGATGATATCGCGACTGCAACTCCGGTTGATTGTCAAATGTGCGAACAGTACATCGATCGTGTGTTACTCAGGCTCAGTAATGAAGCGCTACCTGATGCGATCGAACGGATTGCCGCAGAAACTTCTAGAAAGCTCGGTAAATACATTGTGCCAATCCTGCAAGATGCTTACACTCAAAACATCAACTCTCAGCGCTTGATCCTTCCGATCGCAGCCTGGATGTTAGCGGTACAAGAAAGCAAGTTCAACGTTCAAGATCGGAGTGATGTGATTGCTGCAATTCGAGCAGGAGCAAGCTTTAGTCAGGCTCTTGGACTGGAACGAAATGAATGTAGCAAGATGGTCGATCGAGAGTGCGATCGCGCTCTCAGGGAGATTCGCAATTTTGGATTATCCGCTACATTGAGGCATTATCATAACGAGGAGTATTTTCAGAATGATATCGCCGCCTAG
- a CDS encoding HAD-superfamily hydrolase, subfamily IA, variant 3 (similar to AA sequence:cyanobase_aa:LBDG_55810), whose amino-acid sequence MISPPRVVLFDHDGTVVDSEIIALKSAWQLTLEVANEFPGARSYTLPGFIKQFAGKPYREILMQVYADCPSALSEADIQRLVLEEENRAIEHLSLNAKPTAGTSAVLDELSDREIEFALVSNSSSRRLKACLLASELTCYFEHDRVFSAHDSLPVRRPKPLPDIYLHAVQCLNANVANCIAIEDSVSGVKSAIAAEIPLIVGYVGGTHITDEERSDRMAVLQSAGAHQIIEQMPELISLL is encoded by the coding sequence ATGATATCGCCGCCTAGAGTTGTCTTGTTCGATCACGATGGAACTGTTGTTGATAGTGAAATTATTGCTCTGAAAAGTGCATGGCAGCTTACCCTTGAAGTTGCAAATGAGTTTCCTGGTGCAAGATCCTATACGCTTCCTGGATTCATTAAACAGTTTGCCGGGAAGCCTTATCGAGAAATCTTGATGCAGGTTTATGCAGATTGTCCATCGGCTCTGAGTGAAGCAGACATTCAACGACTTGTACTCGAAGAAGAGAATCGAGCGATCGAACATCTTAGTCTTAACGCCAAACCGACTGCGGGAACCTCTGCGGTATTGGATGAATTAAGCGATCGTGAGATTGAATTTGCTCTGGTTAGCAATAGCAGTTCACGACGGTTGAAAGCTTGTTTGCTGGCATCTGAACTGACTTGTTACTTCGAGCACGATCGTGTCTTTAGTGCCCATGATTCTCTTCCAGTCCGACGACCAAAACCGCTACCCGATATCTATCTTCATGCAGTGCAATGTTTAAATGCAAATGTTGCAAACTGTATTGCGATCGAAGATTCTGTGAGCGGGGTCAAATCAGCGATCGCGGCTGAAATTCCACTGATTGTTGGCTATGTAGGTGGGACGCATATTACGGATGAAGAACGCAGCGATCGTATGGCGGTACTGCAATCAGCAGGTGCTCATCAGATCATCGAACAGATGCCCGAACTCATTTCGTTACTCTAA